One genomic window of Fusarium verticillioides 7600 chromosome 2, whole genome shotgun sequence includes the following:
- a CDS encoding methylsterol monooxygenase has protein sequence MQNDTLATGIMSFVLHELVYFGRCIPYMMMDYIPYFQQFRIQKQKVPTLKEQWDCAAIVLISHFTAELPQIWFFHPVATYLGMDYGVPFPPVWKMALQIAICFVMEDAWHYWFHRALHYGPLYKAIHKMHHTYSAPFGLAAEYASPIETALLGIGVVGCPVVLLAITGELHLFTMYTWIVLRLFQAIDSHSGYDFPWSLRHFLPVWAGAAHHDLHHEKFIGNYASSFRWWDYCLDTEAGAEAHKRRREKKLAQIKAKKAQ, from the coding sequence ATGCAGAACGACACCCTCGCGACCGGCATCATGAGTTTCGTCCTTCACGAACTCGTCTACTTCGGCCGCTGTATCCCCtacatgatgatggactACATCCCCTATTTCCAACAATTCAGAattcagaagcaaaaggttCCTACCCTTAAGGAGCAATGGGATTGCGCCGCCATCGTTCTTATCAGCCATTTCACCGCCGAACTTCCTCAGATCTGGTTCTTCCACCCCGTCGCTACCTACCTCGGTATGGACTACGGTGTGCCCTTCCCTCCCGTTTGGAAGATGGCTCTCCAGATCGCTATCTGCTTTGTCATGGAGGATGCTTGGCACTACTGGTTCCACCGTGCTCTGCACTACGGTCCTCTCTACAAGGCTATCCACAAGATGCACCACACCTACTCTGCTCCTTTCGGTCTCGCCGCTGAGTACGCTTCGCCCATCGAAACAGCTCTCCTCGGAATTGGTGTTGTCGGATGCCCCGTTGTCCTCCTTGCCATCACTGGCGAGCTCCACCTCTTCACCATGTACACCTGGATCGTTCTCCGTCTTTTCCAGGCCATCGACTCTCACAGTGGCTACGACTTCCCTTGGAGTCTGCGACACTTCCTCCCCGTCTGGGCCGGTGCTGCCCACCACGATCTTCACCACGAGAAGTTCATTGGCAACTACGCCTCCAGCTTCCGCTGGTGGGACTACTGCCTGGACACTGAGGCTGGTGCCGAGGCTCACAAGCGCCGTcgcgagaagaagcttgctcagatcaaggccaagaaggcgcAATAG